One Anaerobacillus alkaliphilus DNA window includes the following coding sequences:
- a CDS encoding glycosyltransferase family 8 protein — MYIVSATNENYAEPLAVMLTSLLKNRKHDSFVHIFILYGDLIEVTKAKLERAIKKYNGSVTFIKMNVQLFENFPLSRGGQNYISHEAYYRILIPEVLSKDISRALYLDCDMIVRDDISKLWEISIEGYDLAAVDESRVLSERKRDKRINRLSLPTSAYYFNSGLLFMNLKRWREKRISTEVIQFIEANPNKLNLLDQDALNAVLHNRWLRLGDKWNFTKAHSKRLPLYKAAILHFTGPDKPWDTDNPFYKEYLNYLKKSMWKKPIQE, encoded by the coding sequence TTGTACATTGTCTCGGCAACAAACGAAAACTATGCTGAACCATTAGCAGTGATGCTAACCTCACTTTTGAAGAATAGAAAACATGACAGTTTTGTACACATCTTTATACTTTATGGCGACCTTATTGAAGTTACTAAAGCGAAATTAGAAAGAGCAATCAAAAAGTATAATGGCTCAGTAACGTTTATTAAAATGAATGTTCAATTGTTTGAGAACTTTCCGTTAAGCAGGGGGGGACAAAACTATATTAGCCATGAGGCTTATTACCGTATTTTGATTCCTGAGGTGCTAAGTAAAGATATTTCCAGAGCGTTATATCTAGATTGCGATATGATAGTTAGAGATGATATTTCAAAGTTATGGGAAATTTCAATAGAGGGTTATGATCTAGCTGCAGTAGATGAATCAAGAGTCCTTTCAGAAAGGAAAAGAGATAAACGTATTAACAGGCTATCCTTACCTACTAGTGCATATTATTTTAATTCAGGTTTATTGTTTATGAATTTAAAAAGATGGAGAGAGAAAAGAATTTCTACTGAAGTAATTCAATTTATTGAGGCTAATCCTAATAAATTGAATTTACTAGATCAGGATGCTTTAAACGCAGTTCTTCACAATCGTTGGCTTCGTTTGGGTGATAAATGGAATTTTACAAAAGCCCATTCTAAAAGGCTTCCTCTTTATAAAGCTGCAATCCTTCACTTTACAGGACCTGATAAACCTTGGGACACTGATAACCCTTTTTATAAAGAGTATTTAAACTACCTTAAAAAATCCATGTGGAAGAAACCTATTCAGGAGTAA
- a CDS encoding STAS domain-containing protein, which yields MGEFSQRNIDNRIEVLLTSIEITVKNVNEFKGGLEKLLNSNSNYLLLDLSKTIYMNSAALGCIADTVMKAKKLEKEIVIGGIQSTILEVFKIIKFESFVTLFTDLDEAINYLQEK from the coding sequence ATGGGAGAATTCTCTCAAAGGAACATTGACAATCGTATTGAAGTTTTATTAACGAGTATTGAAATAACAGTTAAGAATGTCAATGAATTTAAAGGCGGATTAGAGAAATTGCTAAATTCCAATAGTAATTATTTATTGTTAGATTTAAGCAAGACAATTTATATGAACAGTGCAGCTCTTGGATGTATTGCGGATACAGTTATGAAAGCAAAAAAGCTAGAGAAAGAGATTGTGATAGGCGGGATACAGTCAACTATTCTTGAAGTATTTAAAATTATTAAGTTCGAATCGTTTGTGACTTTGTTTACTGATTTAGATGAAGCAATAAATTATTTACAAGAGAAGTAG
- a CDS encoding response regulator transcription factor, whose amino-acid sequence MLGLSVIITDSLGNLVTNPSYTTPLSIKIMAERAKSSEDIRSILNPYLHIEDSIIFEGTTSIYVGMRFIITPMELSGLSNKYYIFCGPFVDCADTKKLILENSVEMEELKEVKVVDECLLKQVLKQLHHFAVVSNEILLLQYRNELEAKLFQINNQIDQCPSISEGHLPEILDEVYYIFNKRVAENQFQLGFDLFGFAKPMNNEKYEIIFSKGQNAERLNGVTFFIGESFLGQAVTLNESKYWKDITKDPRNLFFKKRGVDILQLICIPIVYQSNNFGLIFIGLNKRTRTLDHYIHHGSLLANRLSKKLYISSRNSRVDVLNKQLLMLKELLEVIVKQGKSSLEAILHVLDIIREYAHSDDIGVVYQLEGKLNVITRALAVKTNDLKDFFLNYQTKLEQPKDKLYFEMVLPTAILIGLPIREYHTDLEGLLVFKVKKEYGIDDFEFLLDLRDLVQGVLSRTKLDLNIGIKSYSDADNLENSVEMLDEQMYSDEIANIKPIIDQLALTNREKEVLFLVLEGFNNQEIAEKLYISVHTVKNHITNIFKKLNVQDRAQAFALIYKIKYTMNVE is encoded by the coding sequence TTGTTAGGACTATCGGTAATTATTACTGATAGCTTAGGAAACCTTGTTACAAACCCTTCGTATACCACCCCACTTTCGATAAAGATAATGGCTGAGAGAGCTAAATCCTCAGAAGACATTCGCAGTATTTTAAATCCTTATTTACATATTGAGGATTCTATTATTTTTGAGGGGACTACCTCTATCTATGTTGGTATGAGGTTTATTATTACGCCAATGGAGCTCAGCGGATTGTCAAATAAGTACTATATTTTTTGTGGCCCGTTTGTAGATTGTGCGGATACTAAGAAGTTGATACTTGAAAACTCTGTGGAGATGGAAGAATTAAAAGAGGTTAAAGTTGTTGATGAATGTTTACTAAAACAAGTTTTAAAACAATTACACCATTTTGCAGTCGTATCTAATGAGATTTTGTTATTACAATATAGGAATGAATTAGAAGCGAAATTGTTTCAAATTAATAATCAAATTGATCAATGTCCTTCAATTAGTGAAGGGCATCTCCCGGAAATTCTTGATGAAGTCTACTATATTTTTAACAAAAGAGTGGCTGAAAACCAATTTCAGTTGGGGTTTGACCTATTTGGTTTTGCTAAACCAATGAACAATGAAAAATATGAGATTATTTTTTCTAAAGGTCAAAATGCCGAAAGACTAAACGGGGTAACTTTTTTTATTGGTGAGAGCTTTTTAGGGCAAGCTGTCACATTAAATGAAAGTAAATACTGGAAGGACATAACAAAAGATCCTAGAAACCTATTTTTCAAAAAACGTGGAGTAGATATACTACAATTAATATGTATACCTATAGTATACCAGTCTAATAATTTTGGACTTATTTTTATTGGTTTAAATAAGCGTACGAGGACATTAGATCACTATATTCATCACGGCTCTCTTTTGGCTAATCGTTTATCCAAGAAGCTTTATATCTCTAGTAGAAATAGTAGGGTGGACGTTTTAAATAAGCAACTACTAATGCTAAAAGAGCTGTTAGAAGTCATCGTTAAGCAAGGTAAGTCTAGTTTAGAGGCAATATTACACGTGCTAGATATTATAAGAGAATATGCTCATTCAGATGATATTGGTGTTGTCTATCAATTAGAAGGCAAACTGAACGTAATTACTAGAGCCTTAGCCGTTAAGACAAACGATTTGAAAGATTTTTTTCTTAATTATCAGACTAAATTAGAACAGCCCAAAGATAAACTCTACTTTGAAATGGTGTTACCTACCGCAATTTTAATTGGACTACCAATCAGGGAGTATCATACAGACCTAGAAGGACTGCTCGTTTTTAAGGTTAAAAAAGAATATGGAATAGATGATTTCGAATTTTTACTAGATTTACGTGATCTTGTTCAAGGTGTACTTAGTAGGACTAAATTAGATCTTAATATAGGAATTAAATCCTATAGCGATGCTGATAATCTCGAAAATTCAGTAGAAATGCTTGATGAGCAGATGTATAGCGATGAAATTGCAAATATTAAACCTATTATTGACCAACTAGCGTTAACAAATCGTGAAAAAGAAGTATTATTTTTAGTGCTAGAAGGTTTTAATAATCAAGAAATAGCTGAAAAGTTATATATAAGTGTTCATACCGTGAAAAACCATATTACAAACATCTTCAAAAAGTTAAACGTTCAAGATCGTGCTCAAGCGTTTGCATTAATTTACAAGATAAAATACACGATGAACGTGGAATAA
- a CDS encoding malate synthase G, with product MENYVKYGDLMVASVLAEFVNQQAIPGTGLSVDKFWSGFQTLIEELAPENERLLKKREELQHKLNEWHREHRDHFRTEEYTSFLEKIGYLEPVVEDFTIRTENVDDEIVRQAGPQLVVPVNNARYAINAANARWGSLYDAFYGTDVIGDEDGMERGSSYNPLRGQRVISMAKEFLDTTIPLQIGSHKDVVTYSVANNYLEAHFIDGSTTLLAEPKQFLGYQGIMEKPETLLFKNNNLHFEICIDYNHPIGASDKAGVKDIVLESALTTIMDFEDSVAAVDAMDKVEVYNNWLGLMKGNLTATFQKGEKTIVRRLNEDKTYRDCSGSEFSLRGRSLLLARNVGHLMTSEAILYGDEKEIPEGIMDGVISGLIAKHDLLGTGNYLNSKKGSVYIVKPKMHGSDEVEFANQLFNCIEDLLELKRNTLKIGVMDEERRTTLNLKNCINKVKDRLVFINTGFLDRTGDEIHTSMEAGPMIRKNDMRSSKWLKAYEVANVVVGINAGLPGRAQIGKGMWAMPDLMAEMVKQKIGHLKAGANTAWVPSPTAATLHALHYHELNVAKIHDSFKTEIDNLRTEILTFPVDNTGNWSAEEIQQELNNNAQGILGYVVRWVEQGIGCSKVPDINNIGLMEDRATLRISSQHLANWLHHGICSTEQVMETLERMASVVDEQNLDDPNYCPMSADYQNSIAFQAACELVFEGVRQPSGYTEPILHRRRLEAKRKQEVSVSK from the coding sequence ATGGAGAATTATGTAAAATATGGAGATCTTATGGTTGCGTCTGTCTTGGCGGAATTTGTCAATCAGCAAGCAATTCCAGGTACAGGTCTTTCGGTTGATAAATTTTGGAGCGGGTTTCAAACCTTAATCGAAGAACTAGCACCAGAAAATGAGCGTCTCTTAAAGAAGCGTGAGGAGTTGCAACATAAACTTAATGAGTGGCATAGGGAACATAGAGATCATTTTCGTACAGAAGAGTATACATCCTTTTTAGAAAAGATTGGATATCTAGAACCAGTTGTAGAGGATTTTACAATTAGAACTGAGAATGTTGATGATGAAATTGTGCGACAAGCAGGTCCACAGTTGGTAGTTCCTGTGAATAATGCTAGGTATGCGATTAATGCAGCAAATGCACGCTGGGGAAGTCTTTATGATGCCTTTTATGGTACGGATGTAATAGGTGATGAAGATGGGATGGAGAGGGGGAGTAGCTATAACCCTTTGCGAGGTCAGAGAGTGATTTCAATGGCGAAAGAATTCCTCGATACTACAATTCCTCTACAAATTGGTAGCCATAAAGATGTTGTTACCTACTCTGTAGCCAACAATTATTTAGAAGCACATTTTATAGACGGAAGTACAACCCTTTTAGCTGAGCCGAAGCAATTTTTAGGTTACCAAGGAATAATGGAAAAACCCGAAACATTATTGTTTAAGAATAACAATCTACATTTTGAAATTTGCATCGACTATAACCACCCTATTGGAGCAAGTGATAAAGCTGGTGTAAAAGATATTGTGTTGGAGTCTGCTCTAACAACAATCATGGATTTTGAGGATTCTGTCGCAGCAGTAGATGCTATGGATAAAGTAGAGGTATACAATAATTGGTTGGGCTTAATGAAAGGAAACTTAACAGCAACCTTTCAAAAAGGTGAGAAAACGATAGTACGTCGTTTAAATGAAGATAAAACCTATAGGGACTGTTCGGGTTCGGAATTCTCTTTACGGGGTCGTTCTTTACTGTTAGCTAGAAATGTTGGTCACTTAATGACATCCGAGGCAATTCTATATGGCGATGAAAAAGAAATACCAGAGGGTATTATGGATGGTGTTATATCAGGTTTAATAGCTAAGCACGATTTGTTAGGAACGGGTAATTATCTGAACTCTAAGAAGGGCTCAGTTTATATTGTGAAACCAAAGATGCATGGTTCTGACGAGGTGGAATTTGCCAATCAATTATTTAACTGCATTGAAGATCTACTTGAACTAAAAAGAAACACATTAAAGATTGGTGTCATGGACGAAGAACGAAGAACCACTTTAAATTTGAAGAATTGTATCAATAAAGTAAAAGACCGTCTTGTCTTTATAAATACCGGTTTCCTAGACCGAACGGGAGATGAAATTCATACGTCTATGGAAGCGGGACCGATGATACGCAAAAATGATATGAGATCATCTAAGTGGTTAAAAGCGTATGAGGTTGCAAACGTTGTCGTTGGAATTAACGCAGGTTTACCTGGTCGTGCACAAATAGGCAAAGGTATGTGGGCAATGCCTGACTTAATGGCAGAAATGGTTAAGCAAAAGATTGGTCATCTTAAAGCAGGTGCAAACACTGCCTGGGTACCTTCACCGACTGCAGCGACGTTACATGCCCTTCATTATCACGAATTAAATGTAGCGAAAATTCATGATTCTTTTAAAACTGAGATAGATAACCTCCGTACGGAAATCCTAACATTTCCGGTAGATAATACTGGCAACTGGAGTGCTGAAGAAATTCAACAAGAGCTTAATAATAATGCTCAAGGTATTCTCGGGTATGTTGTAAGATGGGTAGAACAAGGAATTGGTTGCTCGAAAGTACCGGATATTAATAATATTGGTCTGATGGAAGATAGAGCAACTCTTCGTATATCTAGCCAGCATTTGGCAAATTGGCTACATCACGGGATTTGCTCCACGGAGCAAGTGATGGAAACGTTAGAAAGAATGGCTAGCGTAGTCGACGAACAAAATCTAGATGATCCAAATTATTGTCCAATGTCAGCGGATTATCAAAATTCAATTGCCTTTCAAGCAGCCTGTGAGTTAGTGTTTGAAGGTGTTCGGCAGCCAAGTGGTTATACTGAACCGATCCTGCATCGCCGTAGATTAGAAGCAAAAAGGAAACAAGAAGTAAGCGTGAGTAAGTAG
- a CDS encoding TlpA family protein disulfide reductase — translation MLRQRIISLVVLIVAIGFISYAVVTNQSPKVGAEKGMLAPDFTLPLWETGEQASLSSYRGEIVVLNLWASWCPPCRKEMPDLIRLHEDYKNQGVVVLGVNLATHERDENGVEEFMNEFKVNFPTFIDQPIDQVNRRGVVASSYNIQSIPYTYIIDSNGRIAHVIRGEVTYGMLETLIKEL, via the coding sequence GTGTTAAGACAAAGAATAATTAGTTTAGTTGTACTTATAGTAGCTATTGGTTTCATTTCTTATGCTGTTGTAACAAACCAATCACCAAAGGTAGGAGCTGAAAAAGGTATGCTCGCTCCGGATTTCACTCTACCGCTTTGGGAAACAGGAGAGCAAGCCTCACTTTCTTCATATAGAGGAGAAATTGTTGTCTTAAACTTATGGGCTTCATGGTGTCCACCTTGTCGAAAGGAAATGCCTGACTTAATCCGCTTACACGAAGATTATAAAAATCAAGGTGTTGTTGTATTAGGTGTCAACCTTGCCACACATGAGCGTGATGAAAATGGAGTCGAAGAGTTTATGAATGAATTTAAAGTGAACTTTCCTACCTTTATTGATCAACCTATTGATCAGGTTAATCGTAGAGGAGTTGTTGCATCCTCATATAACATTCAAAGTATTCCCTATACATATATAATTGATTCCAATGGTAGAATTGCTCACGTAATTAGAGGGGAAGTGACTTACGGGATGTTAGAAACCTTAATAAAGGAACTTTAA
- a CDS encoding stage VI sporulation protein F, with protein sequence MSNNPLFDNIQKKTGVNMGEVLKLVNSIQNANFKDEATVRQIIKQVGQIANKPVNKETEDRLVNTIINNTEQVNFNTIAKMLDKKK encoded by the coding sequence GTGAGTAATAATCCGTTATTTGACAATATTCAGAAAAAAACTGGTGTTAATATGGGAGAAGTATTAAAGTTAGTAAATTCCATTCAAAATGCGAATTTTAAAGATGAGGCAACAGTAAGGCAAATTATTAAACAGGTTGGGCAAATTGCAAACAAACCTGTTAATAAGGAAACCGAAGATCGCCTGGTAAATACAATTATTAATAACACTGAGCAAGTCAACTTTAATACAATCGCAAAAATGTTAGACAAGAAAAAATAA
- a CDS encoding spore germination protein, whose protein sequence is MPAIVGAIKINAMGSSAVFNIGDVFTISPVSSAKTFAGAGSFNTGDNLNVRNEHSTTNTYDKDFADGNISTIL, encoded by the coding sequence ATGCCTGCAATTGTTGGAGCAATAAAAATAAATGCCATGGGTTCTAGTGCGGTGTTTAATATAGGCGATGTATTCACTATATCGCCTGTTAGTTCAGCAAAAACATTTGCTGGCGCTGGATCGTTTAATACAGGCGATAATTTAAATGTGCGAAACGAGCATAGTACAACAAATACGTATGATAAAGATTTTGCTGATGGAAATATCAGTACAATCCTTTAG
- a CDS encoding spore germination protein GerPB, translated as MNFYINQTIQINNFRVDSVSNSSVLQIGSAGMIRSLSNLYNTGGFTEPGPLPAQLWEVGSGEPTTPLIPLVPPAPVTPTLL; from the coding sequence ATGAACTTCTATATTAACCAAACAATTCAAATTAACAATTTTAGAGTTGATAGTGTCTCAAACTCGTCTGTCTTACAAATTGGAAGCGCGGGGATGATTAGATCATTGTCTAATCTTTACAATACAGGGGGATTTACCGAACCAGGTCCCCTTCCTGCACAACTTTGGGAAGTTGGAAGCGGAGAACCAACAACTCCATTAATCCCTCTTGTACCACCAGCGCCAGTTACACCAACGTTACTTTAG
- the gerPC gene encoding spore germination protein GerPC: MYYNYDFITSIQQLYQYLEVQQRKIDHLELLIEDLKANIETMRKENSGKVERIEYKFDQLKVERLEGTLNIGITPTGGIEPTSIEDFTVSRNSVNLPATAQQNPFLFENVKNAVFQYLNNDCYDVMAAIEQQYNNHLETSYRNFIIDDVRKQIEPRIHYYLRGLNTVEADELGLKEIEQTTITKITNDINKTIEQFIKHLPQKGE, from the coding sequence ATGTACTACAACTATGACTTTATAACATCAATTCAACAGTTATATCAATATTTAGAAGTACAACAAAGAAAGATTGATCATTTAGAACTATTGATAGAAGATCTCAAAGCAAATATAGAGACGATGAGGAAGGAAAATTCCGGTAAAGTCGAACGTATCGAATATAAATTTGATCAGTTAAAAGTAGAACGATTAGAGGGAACTCTAAATATTGGTATCACACCGACTGGTGGCATTGAACCAACTTCCATAGAAGATTTTACAGTTAGTCGAAACAGTGTTAATTTACCAGCAACAGCACAGCAAAATCCATTTCTATTTGAAAATGTAAAAAATGCCGTATTCCAGTACTTAAATAACGATTGTTATGACGTCATGGCTGCTATAGAGCAACAGTATAATAACCATTTAGAAACTTCCTACCGTAATTTCATTATTGATGACGTACGTAAACAAATTGAACCGCGGATCCATTACTATTTACGAGGATTAAATACAGTAGAAGCTGATGAGCTAGGTTTAAAAGAAATAGAACAGACGACTATTACCAAGATTACAAATGATATAAATAAAACTATTGAACAGTTTATTAAACACTTGCCTCAGAAAGGAGAGTAA
- a CDS encoding spore gernimation protein GerPD gives MNFTVVNHDISVGDIKIRGVASSSIFLIGDTNNISLSSVFDTPPESLIIGPFVPLILEDE, from the coding sequence ATGAACTTTACCGTTGTTAACCACGATATTTCTGTAGGTGATATTAAAATTAGAGGTGTTGCCTCTTCCTCAATTTTTTTAATAGGTGATACAAACAACATTTCATTGTCATCCGTTTTTGATACCCCACCTGAATCTTTAATTATCGGCCCATTCGTACCCCTTATTTTGGAAGATGAATAG
- a CDS encoding spore germination protein GerPE, translated as MHRTSVVSSTLLRNLGLSSVFQIGDSVQITPQNWALAVQRQVEFFYGKEGNFEAYRIFTITLPHLPVTEQVLINRFNQSSFIKAKHIQITSVSGSSVYHIGSTQNIQAESRIKHIRQIERVREEL; from the coding sequence ATGCATAGAACATCTGTAGTCAGTAGCACGCTTTTACGAAACTTGGGTTTAAGCTCTGTATTTCAAATTGGGGACTCAGTTCAAATTACACCTCAAAATTGGGCTTTAGCAGTACAAAGACAAGTGGAATTTTTTTATGGTAAAGAAGGAAACTTTGAAGCATATCGTATTTTCACCATCACTCTACCTCACTTACCCGTTACCGAACAAGTTTTAATAAATCGATTTAACCAATCGAGCTTTATCAAAGCAAAACACATACAAATAACAAGTGTTTCGGGATCTAGTGTATACCATATCGGTTCTACACAAAATATCCAAGCAGAATCAAGAATTAAGCATATAAGGCAAATTGAAAGGGTTCGTGAGGAATTATAA
- a CDS encoding spore germination protein — MPAIVGGPFKINENGGVINFGDTLNISPKSVSKSVSGSGGGNSGDFTIVNNGLNMNNVLDPDVVDQNQAGNV, encoded by the coding sequence ATGCCTGCAATTGTTGGAGGACCTTTCAAGATTAATGAAAACGGTGGAGTCATTAATTTTGGCGATACGCTCAACATATCGCCAAAGAGTGTTTCTAAATCTGTTTCTGGTTCAGGTGGTGGTAACTCTGGTGACTTCACAATTGTTAACAATGGACTTAATATGAATAATGTCTTAGACCCAGATGTAGTTGACCAAAATCAAGCTGGTAATGTGTAA
- a CDS encoding Hsp20/alpha crystallin family protein, with amino-acid sequence MDRELMEWMKPFQKTFDQNFFKSFHHLFDNSQEQNKEVKVNLYEGINEILCVVFLPGIKDVDTISLKVQGNIVSVGGYFNIEFENFRSTQQEFENANFKRVIELPYTVREDKVDAEYKHGLLIIHLYRLLTGQHQENRIPIKNLED; translated from the coding sequence ATGGACCGTGAACTAATGGAATGGATGAAGCCGTTCCAAAAAACTTTTGATCAAAATTTCTTCAAAAGTTTTCACCATCTCTTTGACAATAGTCAAGAACAAAATAAGGAAGTAAAAGTAAATCTGTACGAGGGAATTAATGAAATTCTATGTGTAGTCTTCTTGCCGGGGATTAAAGATGTAGATACAATTTCATTGAAGGTCCAAGGAAATATCGTTAGTGTAGGTGGCTATTTTAATATAGAATTTGAGAACTTTCGATCAACACAACAGGAATTTGAAAATGCTAACTTCAAACGGGTCATTGAATTACCATATACTGTACGAGAAGATAAAGTAGACGCTGAGTATAAACATGGATTATTAATCATTCATCTTTACCGACTTCTAACTGGTCAGCATCAAGAAAATCGTATTCCAATCAAAAATTTAGAAGATTAA
- a CDS encoding phosphatidylglycerophosphatase A translates to MKYVEPVHCHIVEKAARDLLKERGVEMIDIAEIVYKMQIQYTETLTIEECIESVDRVLEKREIQHAILVGVELDKLAEKGMLSEPLQSIVAMDEGLFGVDETIALGSVFGYGSIAVTTFGFLDKEKTGIIKELDKKGSQVNTFLDDLICSVAANASSRLAHRLRDRQEKLREDEINRRDSEERIG, encoded by the coding sequence ATGAAATATGTTGAACCAGTACATTGTCATATTGTTGAAAAGGCAGCTAGAGACTTACTAAAAGAACGTGGTGTAGAAATGATTGATATTGCAGAGATTGTCTATAAAATGCAAATTCAATATACGGAAACATTGACAATCGAGGAATGTATCGAAAGTGTTGATAGAGTATTAGAAAAGCGTGAAATCCAACATGCTATTTTAGTAGGTGTTGAGCTAGATAAGCTAGCAGAGAAAGGGATGCTTTCAGAACCACTCCAATCAATTGTGGCAATGGATGAAGGGCTTTTTGGGGTAGATGAAACGATTGCCCTTGGAAGTGTTTTTGGTTATGGGAGTATTGCAGTAACAACTTTTGGTTTTTTAGATAAAGAAAAGACAGGAATTATTAAAGAGCTAGATAAAAAAGGTAGTCAAGTTAATACCTTTTTAGATGACCTGATTTGTAGTGTTGCTGCGAATGCCTCAAGTCGACTTGCTCATCGTCTACGTGATCGTCAGGAAAAACTTAGAGAAGATGAGATTAATAGACGAGATTCTGAAGAGAGAATTGGCTAA
- a CDS encoding alpha/beta hydrolase, which produces MTLKGKIIDDYIDSRFLQEKIHLKVYLPGNFSTLYTYQLVIAQDGDDYLQKGKLATLTDVLLEEKQIQNCIVVMIPYHSIEDRYNKYSPNGSKNKEYIRFLAEEVIPHIERKYHTFELANGRTLLGDSLAATVSIHAALEYPHTFGQVIAQSPYIDQKTLDALSSFTKPELLRFYHTIGIHETEVVTTKGATKDFLTPNRNFYQLAKEKGIEVMYEEFNGDHTWTYWQQDLGKALISMLK; this is translated from the coding sequence GTGACGTTGAAAGGGAAAATTATTGATGACTATATAGATAGTCGTTTTTTGCAGGAAAAAATACATTTGAAAGTTTATCTACCTGGGAATTTTTCAACACTTTATACGTATCAATTAGTAATCGCCCAAGACGGAGATGATTACCTTCAGAAAGGAAAACTGGCTACTCTCACCGACGTACTTCTAGAGGAAAAACAAATACAAAATTGTATTGTGGTGATGATCCCATACCATTCAATTGAAGACCGATATAATAAATACTCTCCTAATGGCTCTAAAAACAAGGAATACATCCGCTTTTTAGCTGAAGAGGTTATACCTCACATTGAGAGAAAATATCATACATTTGAGCTTGCCAACGGAAGAACTCTACTTGGTGACTCACTTGCAGCAACAGTAAGCATACACGCTGCGCTAGAATATCCACATACTTTTGGACAGGTCATTGCTCAATCACCATATATTGATCAGAAAACGCTAGACGCTCTAAGTTCATTTACTAAGCCTGAGCTTCTCCGTTTCTACCATACGATTGGGATCCATGAAACAGAAGTAGTGACAACAAAGGGCGCTACAAAAGACTTCTTAACTCCTAATCGAAATTTTTATCAGTTAGCAAAAGAAAAAGGAATTGAGGTCATGTACGAAGAATTTAATGGAGACCACACTTGGACGTACTGGCAACAAGATTTAGGTAAAGCACTCATATCAATGCTAAAATAA
- a CDS encoding YjcG family protein, producing the protein MKYGVAIFPSKQLQDKANSLRARYDSHYALIPPHITLKEAFETEDAKTLIGEIKKIVKEVNPFTLHVFKYSAFNPMNNTIYMGVQESEELISLQKKLNTGVLEQEQAYQFVPHITVGQDLEDDEFHDVLGRLRMESINHEEICDRIQLLYQLDNGSWTVYETFLLGKDS; encoded by the coding sequence ATGAAATACGGAGTAGCAATCTTTCCATCAAAGCAACTACAGGATAAGGCAAATTCATTGCGGGCACGTTATGACTCCCACTACGCGCTAATTCCACCTCATATCACCCTAAAAGAAGCGTTTGAAACAGAAGATGCGAAAACGTTAATTGGTGAAATAAAAAAAATTGTTAAGGAAGTTAACCCGTTCACATTGCATGTATTTAAATATAGTGCGTTTAACCCTATGAATAATACAATTTATATGGGTGTCCAAGAATCCGAGGAACTTATTTCTCTTCAGAAGAAACTAAATACAGGGGTACTTGAGCAAGAACAAGCGTATCAATTTGTACCACATATCACGGTTGGTCAAGATCTTGAAGATGACGAGTTTCATGATGTGTTAGGAAGACTGCGTATGGAGTCAATTAATCACGAAGAAATCTGTGACCGTATACAACTTCTTTATCAATTAGACAATGGTTCTTGGACAGTATATGAAACTTTTCTGTTAGGAAAGGATAGTTAA